One region of Phragmites australis chromosome 18, lpPhrAust1.1, whole genome shotgun sequence genomic DNA includes:
- the LOC133898994 gene encoding formin-like protein 6 isoform X3 — protein MALFRKFFYRKPPDGLLEITERVYVFDSCFTTDVFDDDKYQGYIGDIVAQLRSHFADASFMVFNFRDGESQSLLANILSSYDMIVMDYPRHYEGCPLLTIEMIHHFLRSGESWLSLGQQNVLIMHCEHGGWPVLAFMLAGLLLYRKQFIGEQRTLEMIYRQAPRELVQLLSPLNPMPSQIRYLHYISRRNVSSEWPPQDRALTLDCVILRNIPGVNAEGGCRPIFRIYGQDPLLATSNIPKVLFSTPKRSKYVRLYKKADCELIKIDIHCHIQGDVVLECISLDADQEREEMMFRVMFSTAFIRSNILMLNRDEIDILWDAKDRFPKEFRAEVLFSEMDTANQLDPMEVAGIGEKEGLPVEAFAKVQEMFSNVDWLDPTGDAAVQLFQRLTSSENIQLRQGLLSPSKKEAESLELGSISPTDKQSGNVQQKSSNIEYSTVYVNKLESVGGQRLTPLEPGTDSQVKTGISVVEEKLGSLVHKVDISTEQPTSLEMVVPSTMNSIEPVLKTQNAKLDEQYGSGQRSSPTTIVSQRFPISSSCSALSGNSSPRSLSACPRFHSAPSALGITALLEDHAAFRGSENCASTVTSTTVSNLSTGVVKITSKLPSGQHPTTGTTVVTKGTPPPPSPSTPALLVPLDAIMMSEAKNSSQPALKHSGLPSPPQKQSTFQSHGTSTQSTDHQESTINIAIESLPTSPTPPPPPLPIISSPSTSANICHLPPDSMPVTSSTSFKPPIPAAPPPPLPPPPSSPRPFPIRSHAPPPPPPPPPAPTSSPVRLSGRPPSPLPPPPPRYCPSRPPAPPLPPLLASTLSPVRPGAPPPPPFASTSSPAALPPPPLTSSPIRSSAPPPPPPPGTTSTPPPPAPPCYSSKQSSSPMGKLMPLPPAPPPPHAPSISKDANSHGGGCQGASGNIVPPPAPPGGNAKLFGSKGRGPAPPSGPMSKGLQSGQIASRRSNLKPLHWVKVTRAMQGSLWAESQKADETLKAPVFDMSELENLFSAVLPSSDARCSDKSGSRASGPKSEKIHLIDLRRSNNCGIMLTKVKMPLPDLMSAILALDDTVLDVDQVDNLIKFTPTKEEIELLKGYKGDKQLLGECEKFFMELMKVPRVDSKLRVFSFKIQFRSQVSDLKRNLNIVNSSAEEVLLLGSGWIACSN, from the exons ATGGCGCTCTTCCGCAAGTTCTTCTACCGCAAGCCGCCCGACGGGCTCCTCGAGATCACCGAGCGCGTCTACG TGTTTGATTCTTGCTTCACAACTGATGTCTTCGATGATGATAAGTACCAAGGCTACATTGGTGACATTGTTGCACAACTTCGTAGCCACTTTGCTGATGCTTCATTTATGGTCTTCAACTTTCGGGACGGAGAAAGTCAAAGTTTACTGGCGAATATCTTATCAAGCTATGATATGATAGTTATGGACTATCCAAGACATTACGAGGGATGCCCACTCCTTACAATAGAAATGATTCACCATTTCTTGAGGTCAGGGGAGAGTTGGCTCTCCTTGGGCCAGCAAAATGTCTTGATAATGCATTGTGAGCATGGTGGCTGGCCTGTACTTGCATTCATGTTAGCAGGACTGCTGTTGTATAGAAAGCAGTTCATTGGTGAGCAGAGGACATTGGAGATGATTTACAGGCAAGCACCTCGTGAACTGGTTCAGTTGCTCTCACCACTAAATCCTATGCCTTCTCAGATAAGATACTTACATTATATATCTCGGAGGAACGTGAGCTCAGAGTGGCCGCCACAGGATCGAGCACTTACTTTAGACTGTGTGATACTAAGAAACATTCCAGGTGTTAATGCGGAGGGTGGATGTAGACCAATATTCCGTATTTATGGACAGGATCCTCTACTTGCTACAAGTAACATCCCTAAAGTGCTCTTTTCAACACCGAAAAGGAGCAAATATGTTCGGCTTTACAAGAAG GCAGACTGTGAATTGATTAAGATTGACATCCACTGCCATATTCAAGGTGATGTTGTCCTTGAATGCATTAGCCTTGATGCTGATCAAGAACGAGAAGAGATGATGTTCCGAGTCATGTTCAGTACAGCCTTTATCCGATCTAACATTCTGATGTTAAATCGTGATGAAATTGACATATTGTGGGATGCCAAAGATCGATTCCCAAAGGAATTCAGGGCTGAG GTTCTTTTTTCAGAAATGGACACTGCAAATCAGTTAGATCCCATGGAAGTGGCAGGTATAGGAGAAAAGGAGGGCCTACCAGTTGAAGCATTTGCAAAGGTTCAAGAGATGTTCAGCAATGTGGACTGGCTAGATCCGACAGGGGATGCTGCAGTCCAGCTTTTCCAGCGACTTACTTCATCAGAAAATATACAGCTGAGGCAAGGGTTATTGTCTCCAAGTAAGAAAGAAGCAGAGTCATTAGAGCTTGGTTCGATCTCTCCAACCGACAAACAATCTGGCAATGTCCAACAAAAATCAAGCAACATTGAATACTCTACAGTCTATGTGAACAAACTGGAAAGTGTTGGTGGACAGAGATTGACCCCGTTGGAGCCGGGAACAGATTCTCAAGTCAAAACTGGAATTTCTGTTGTCGAAGAAAAGCTAGGCTCTCTGGTTCATAAGGTTGACATCAGTACCGAGCAGCCAACTTCACTGGAAATGGTTGTTCCCTCTACCATGAACTCTATTGAACCAGTTCTGAAGACTCAAAATGCTAAGCTTGATGAGCAATATGGTTCAGGACAACGCTCTTCACCCACTACTATTGTGTCACAGCGATTTCCAATTTCTAGTTCGTGTTCTGCTCTTTCTGGCAACTCTAGTCCTAGATCACTTTCAGCTTGCCCAAGATTTCATAGCGCACCTTCAGCCCTTGGAATTACGGCTCTTTTGGAAGATCATGCTGCATTTAGAGGCTCTGAAAATTGTGCTTCAACCGTAACCTCAACCACAGTATCAAATCTTTCAACTGGTGTGGTCAAAATTACATCGAAACTACCATCAGGACAGCATCCAACAACAG GTACTACTGTTGTAACAAAGGGTACACCACCACCTCCTTCACCATCAACACCAGCTTTACTGGTGCCATTGGATGCCATTATGATGTCTGAGGCAAAAAACTCGTCTCAACCTGCTCTTAAGCATTCAG GCCTTCCATCTCCTCCACAAAAACAATCTACATTTCAATCACATGGAACTAGTACACAGTCCACGGACCATCAGGAGTCCACAATTAACATTGCAATAGAGTCATTACCAACTTCTCCcaccccacctccacctccactgcccATCATATCATCACCTTCCACTTCTGCTAATATTTGTCATCTGCCTCCAGATTCCATGcctgtcacttcttcaacgtcATTCAAGCCTCCAATACCAGCTGCACCACCACCGCCGCTACCCCCACCTCCATCCTCACCTAGGCCTTTTCCTATTAGGTCTCatgcaccgccaccgccgccacctccacctcctgctCCTACTTCATCCCCTGTTAGACTGTCTGGGCGACCTCCATCCCCACTTCCCCCACCTCCACCTAGGTACTGTCCCAGTAGACCTCCTGCACCACCACTGCCCCCACTACTCGCTTCTACATTATCTCCCGTTAGACCTGGTgcaccacctccgcctccatTTGCTTCTACTTCATCTCCTGCTGCCCTACCACCACCTCCACTGACTTCATCTCCCATTAGATCTTCAgccccacctccacctccaccacctggAACTACTTCCACTCCGCCTCCACCCGCACCTCCCTGCTATTCATCAAAACAATCATCTAGCCCCATGGGCAAATTGATGCCATtacctcctgctcctcctccaccccatGCTCCAAGCATCTCAAAGGATGCCAACTCTCATGGAGGTGGATGCCAAGGAGCTTCTGGCAACATTGTACCCCCGCCAGCACCTCCTGGTGGTAATGCTAAACTGTTTGGTTCTAAGGGGCGTGGACCTGCACCTCCTTCAGGTCCAATGTCAAAGGGCCTTCAATCTGGTCAGATTGCGTCCAGAAGGTCCAATTTGAAGCCACTGCATTGGGTGAAAGTAACAAGAGCAATGCAGGGTAGTCTCTGGGCGGAGTCACAAAAAGCTGACGAAACTTTAAA AGCCCCAGTGTTCGATATGTCAGAACTAGAAAATCTTTTCTCAGCTGTACTGCCAAGTTCAGATGCTAGGTGTTCAGATAAGTCAGGAAGCCGTGCTTCTGGACcgaaatctgagaaaattcatcTG ATTGATCTTCGCCGGTCTAACAATTGCGGAATCATGCTTACGAAAGTCAAAATGCCCCTGCCTGACCTAATG AGTGCAATTCT
- the LOC133898994 gene encoding formin-like protein 6 isoform X5 has protein sequence MALFRKFFYRKPPDGLLEITERVYVFDSCFTTDVFDDDKYQGYIGDIVAQLRSHFADASFMVFNFRDGESQSLLANILSSYDMIVMDYPRHYEGCPLLTIEMIHHFLRSGESWLSLGQQNVLIMHCEHGGWPVLAFMLAGLLLYRKQFIGEQRTLEMIYRQAPRELVQLLSPLNPMPSQIRYLHYISRRNVSSEWPPQDRALTLDCVILRNIPGVNAEGGCRPIFRIYGQDPLLATSNIPKVLFSTPKRSKYVRLYKKADCELIKIDIHCHIQGDVVLECISLDADQEREEMMFRVMFSTAFIRSNILMLNRDEIDILWDAKDRFPKEFRAEKWTLQIS, from the exons ATGGCGCTCTTCCGCAAGTTCTTCTACCGCAAGCCGCCCGACGGGCTCCTCGAGATCACCGAGCGCGTCTACG TGTTTGATTCTTGCTTCACAACTGATGTCTTCGATGATGATAAGTACCAAGGCTACATTGGTGACATTGTTGCACAACTTCGTAGCCACTTTGCTGATGCTTCATTTATGGTCTTCAACTTTCGGGACGGAGAAAGTCAAAGTTTACTGGCGAATATCTTATCAAGCTATGATATGATAGTTATGGACTATCCAAGACATTACGAGGGATGCCCACTCCTTACAATAGAAATGATTCACCATTTCTTGAGGTCAGGGGAGAGTTGGCTCTCCTTGGGCCAGCAAAATGTCTTGATAATGCATTGTGAGCATGGTGGCTGGCCTGTACTTGCATTCATGTTAGCAGGACTGCTGTTGTATAGAAAGCAGTTCATTGGTGAGCAGAGGACATTGGAGATGATTTACAGGCAAGCACCTCGTGAACTGGTTCAGTTGCTCTCACCACTAAATCCTATGCCTTCTCAGATAAGATACTTACATTATATATCTCGGAGGAACGTGAGCTCAGAGTGGCCGCCACAGGATCGAGCACTTACTTTAGACTGTGTGATACTAAGAAACATTCCAGGTGTTAATGCGGAGGGTGGATGTAGACCAATATTCCGTATTTATGGACAGGATCCTCTACTTGCTACAAGTAACATCCCTAAAGTGCTCTTTTCAACACCGAAAAGGAGCAAATATGTTCGGCTTTACAAGAAG GCAGACTGTGAATTGATTAAGATTGACATCCACTGCCATATTCAAGGTGATGTTGTCCTTGAATGCATTAGCCTTGATGCTGATCAAGAACGAGAAGAGATGATGTTCCGAGTCATGTTCAGTACAGCCTTTATCCGATCTAACATTCTGATGTTAAATCGTGATGAAATTGACATATTGTGGGATGCCAAAGATCGATTCCCAAAGGAATTCAGGGCTGAG AAATGGACACTGCAAATCAGTTAG